The genomic segment GTAACCGGTTAATTCAATGCAGCCCTCACTAATATACTCCATGGTCCAGTTGCGGTCGTAGGCGCAGCGGTATGCTATTCCGGGCAGGTTCCCGATTAGGGTGGAAAGATGGCGCTGGCTTTCTCTTATTTTCTCCTCAGCCAGCTTTTGTTCGGTGATGTTGGTAAACACGCAGTGTGTCTGCAGAAAATCGCCCTTCTTATTGCAGCTTACGCTTCCCTCGAAGGAAACGATAATTGTGCTGCCGTCCTTATGTTTCATCTCGTACTCAACCCCGTGGATTTCACCCTCTGATTTAAACTGGGAGAACCGCTCGGGGAACAGTGAAGAACTGCTTCCAGAAAGAAAGTCGCCAAACCTTTTCCCGATTACCTCATTCCGTGCATAGCCCATGGTCTCCAGCCACGCATTGTTTATATCGAGAATTCTTCCCTCTGCATCCAGTGATTGGTAGGGGGCAGGTGACTGCTCATAGAACAGGCGGAACCTTTGTTCGCTTTCCTGCAGCACCTTTTGCGCTGCGCGCTCCTCTGTCTGATCGCGGAAGACGAGCACCACCGCGATGATATCCCCTTTTTCACTCCTGACTGGCGAGCAGCTGTTGGCGATAGGTATTTCCATTCCGTCCCTTGAGACAAGAAGCGTGTCATTGGCAAGCCCGATGACCGTCCCTTCATTGAGAACCTTGTGGACTGGGTCTTCAAGCCATTCCCGGGTTTCTTCGTGCATGATCCTGAATATCTCCTGAAGCGGCCTGCCTTTTGCCTCATGTTCCTTCCAGCCGGTTAATTGTTCTGCTACGGCATTCATGTGACGGAGGTTGCCTTTGGTATCTGCGGTAATCACCGCATCGCCGATGCTGTAGAGCGTTATGCGGAATTCCTCCTGTGCTATGCGCAGGTCTCTTTCCTTCAGGAACAATTCCCTGTAGATATTCTTCTGGCGGGAATGATAGAGCCATGCGATTCCTGTACCGGTCAGAATAAGCATCAGGAATATGAACAGAACGGTGACCGTACCCCTGTAACGGAGTTTTGCAAAAATCTCGCTCCTGTCGACTTTTGTGACCATATGCCAGGGCGTCTCCGGAACAGGCCTTATGTCGGCAAGCACGTCAATCCCGCGATAGTCCTTTCCTTCAATTATCCCTTCGAAACCCTGTACAGCCTGTACCACCGGAAGGTCTTTCTCTGTAAGAGCTCTGCGAAGTTGTAATGCGGTGTTTTTTCTGTGGCGCAATTCGTTCAGAAAAAGCACGCTTTCGCCGTCCCTGCGGACAAGCATGGTCTCGGCTGTTTTGCTCGGGGTAGGCCATAACTGGATAATCGGGTATAAGTAATTATCCGGATCAATGGAAAATACCAGTGCTGAAATTGTAATGCGCTGTTCATTGACAACCGGTGCGATAATATCAAGGTGGACTTTGTCGTCAATGGAGCAAAGATAGAAATCAGTAAGAATTACCTGCTGCATATGCACTGCCTCGATGATTTTTCCGGAGGTAAATGCATCAAGCTTTTTTGTCCTGTGTGCGAGCGAAAGCAGCAGGTTCCCTTCGGGAGAGGAAAGTATGATGTCATTATCGTAGTATTCCTCTTGTTTATGAGAGAGCAATTCGAGAATATTTTCTTTTGAGGAAGGATCTTCCGGGTTTGCAAGCCACTGCTCTATCCTGCGCACAAAGAAGGGAGATTGTGACAGCACTCCGGCATCGGCGATTCTTTCTTCCCGCCATTGTGTTATCTGGCCGATCTTCAGGCTGGCGATTGCTTTCAGCTCATCGTATTTCTCCTTCCTTATGGCCCGTGCTTCGGCACGGTAATAGAGAACTCCGCCAGCGATCAGCAGCATACTTATGACGGCAGTTAACAGTATCAGGTGCTGCTTTTTGAAGAAAGATATTTCAGTTTTGTTTTCCATTATTGGTAACTGTTAGGTCTCCGGTTACCCGGATCCGGCGTTTAATAACTCAAACGCTTGATGAACTGGATATTGCGAGTCCCGAAAGCATCCGGGACTTGCAATCTCATTTGATAAGAAGAGATTGCTTCCTTACTCTCGCAATGACCATTCTTACCGTTTTGGAGTTGGCTTTTTATAAAATTATATCAGGTTCGTTTAAAATATCCACTTTTTGGCTGCGTTCGGGCGGCATTCCAAAAAAAGACTTTATTATCCATCGGCCGAAAAGGCAGTGCGCTTCTCGGGAAGGGGAGGAACCGGTTCAGGTGCACAGGGGTCTCAGGGTTTTTGCACGCGTGGCACGGGTTTTCCAATCGGGTATGCTGCTGGCGGCAATATATGAATATCATTGCCCTGACGGTTTTTTTCTTTCTGTATGCGTCGGTTTTCCCTCGACAGAAGATGACCTTGAGCGGAAGGATTACCGGTAGTTAATGAACTCTATATGGTAGTCGAACTCTTTTTTCTTCAGCATTCCGATGACTGACTGAAGGTCGTCGATCTTTTTTGCCCTGACCCGAACCTGGTCTTTCTGGATCTCGGCCTGTACCTTAAGCTTCATTTCCTTAATGAGTTTGACGATATCCTTTGCCCGTTCCGTTGCTATGCCCTGCTGGAGGGATACGGGCTGGCGGAGCGTATCACCTGCTGCATGCTCGGCCTTGCCGAAGCTGAGGGACTTCAGGGAAACATTGCGCTTTACCAGTTTGCCTTTGAGGATTTCGGTAAGACTCTTCATTTTGTAGTCATCATCCGCGATGAGGATGATCTCTGCCTTTTCCTTATTCAGATCGATGCTGCTTTTGCTCCCCTTAAAGTCAAACCTCTGGCTGATTTCCTTCGCGGCCTGCTGCACCGCATTGGAGACTTCCTGCATGTCAACCCTGCTGACAATGTCAAACGAATGCTCATCTGCCATATCCGGCTCCTTTTTATGGAAATAATTTCTTATCGAATTATTACTGTTTGCGGTATTTCCGTCAAGTTTTCGTATCACGCGGTTTTCCCGGCAGTGCACTGCGGACAGGCTGTCGTTGCAGTTATTATGTGGCATATCATGAAAAGGCGATTATTAGCTTGAATGAGAGATACATATCCATGTACTCTCTCAGCATGCATTTAAGATATTTTTCAAGACGCTAAAAATCAGTTATGTTTTCTTATTCTTTCTTTCCAATAATCGGGGTTTCTGTGCAGATGTGCTATAGCGACAATAAGTATCTCAGTGTCTGTTATCTGGTAGATAATTCCATATGGGAATCGATGCAATTGACATCTTCGTGTATTGCTACTAAACGGATGCCATGCCAGTGGAAAATGTCGAATACGCTCGATGGCATTGAGTATCTCTCGCAAGAACGAATTACCTAAACCCGCAGATTCAGAATTGTAATACTCGATAGCTTCATCAAATTCGATTTGAGCAATATCAAGAAGCCTTATCTGCATTATTTCTGATACTTAGATAATGCCTCTTTTAATGATACCGACTTTATTTTGCCGGCTTTATATGCCTTTATCCTGTCTTCAACCTCCTTGCGCCATAAGTTATCTATTTGTTCGTTAGGTTGATCCAGGCTGGACAAAAGCCGATCAATAAGCGTTGCCCTTTCTAAAGTTGGGAGTTCCAGCGCATTTTTCAATACTTTCTGAGTATTTGTTGCCATCAAACCTCCTGCTTGATCTTTTTCATTATTATTTCAGGAATTTATCATTTTGTAAACATAATGCAGTGGTAAGCGGGCGCCTGCTCCTTACGCTACGCTGAACACATCCGATATTTGGATTTCTTACGGGGGGGTTCATGAAGGCTATGGTGAAAGATGTTTCGCAGCGCTTCTCTGCAGTCTTGCCTGTGCAGGGAGTATATCTTTCCCTGTGAATTAAGCAAATAATCATAATTTTTATTATAATTACTTAATGAGAAAAGGTATTTACATTCTTCCGAATACACTTACGCTGTGCGGCATGCTTCTGGGATTTTTTTCTATCCTCGCGTCGCTTAAGGGGAATTACCTGCATGCCTCATGGGCGATCATCTTCGCAACGATTTTTGACGGGCTGGACGGGTGGGTTGCGCGGCTTACTCACAGTACCACACGGTTCGGGATCGAGCTGGACTCACTTTCGGACCTCGTTGCCTTCGGTGTTGCGCCCGCAGTGATGATGTACAAGTGGGCCCTTTACCCGTTCGGAAGGATAGGGTGGGCGGCTGCGTTTCTGTTCCTCGCATGCGGGGCGCTGAGGCTTGCGCGATACAACGTCCAGATGGGCTCTGCGGAATCAAAATCATTCACCGGGATGCCGATTCCCGGTGCAGCGATAATTGTTGCCACGCTGGTCATTTTCCATCATGAAGTGTGGGACAGTCTTCCTGGCAGAAACTATTTCATTCTCCTCCTGATATTTACTCTTGCGGTGCTGATGGTGAGTACCCTGAGATTTCATGGTGCAAAGGAACTCGATTTCAGGAGAAGAAAGCCTTTCTGGATACTGGTGGCGATTGTCGTGATGTTAACGATTATTCTTATCCATCCGCCGGTCGCGCTTTTCATCTTTGCGATGATCTACCTGATTGCCGGTATAATTGAAAACATTATTCTTTTTTACAGGAAGAAAAAGAAGATACACAAGGCAGGAGTGACACAATGAGGACAGTAAGGATATTTGACACAACACTTCGGGACGGAGAACAGTCCCCAGGCGCATCCATGAATGTGCAGGAAAAACTGACCCTCGCAAAACAGCTTGCAAAACTCGGGGTCGACGTCATCGAGGCGGGCTTCGCATTCAGTTCCCCGGGTGATTTCGAGGCGATAAAAACCATAGGGAATGAGGTTGAAGGGCCGGTGATCTGCAGCCTGGCGCGCGCAAAGCCTGAAGATATCAAGAGCGCATGGGAAGCCCTCAGGGATGCCCCGCAGAAGAGAATACATACATTCCACTCCACCTCTGACATCCACCTGAAATATCAGTTCAGGGTGAGCCGGGAAGAGGCGCTGAAACGGTCTGTAGAGATGGTGAAGCTCGCAAGAAGCTATGTCGATGATGTGGAGTTTTCTCCGATGGATGCCACGAGAACCGATATCGGTTATCTCTGTGAAGTCGTCGAGGCGGTTATCGAGGCGGGCGCGTCAACCGTGAATATCCCCGATACCGTCGGATATACGATCCCGGTTGAGTTCGGCGCAATGATCAGGGCGATCTGCGAACGGGTCAGAAATATCGACAGGGCGGTCATCTCGGTACACTGTCACAACGATCTCGGGCTTGCGACGGCCAACTCGCTTGCAGCGGTACTGAACGGAGCCGGACAGATAGAATGCACGCTGAACGGTATCGGCGAGCGGGCAGGAAACTGTTCAATGGAGGAAGTGGTGATGACGCTCAGGACGAGAAGCGATGTTTTTCATGCCGACACAGGAATCAACACCGAGGAAATCATGAGGAGCAGCAGGCTTGTGACCAAGATAACAGGAATTTCCGTGCAGCCGAATAAGGCCATTGTAGGGGCAAATGCCTTTGCGCATGAGTCAGGTATCCATCAGGACGGGCTCCTGAAAGAAAAGTCGACCTATGAGATAATCAGGCCCGAAAGCATAGGGCTTTATTCCGCCAAGCTTGTGCTCGGCAAGCATTCAGGCAGGCATGCGTTCAAGACACGACTCAAGGAAATCGGGTATGTGCTTGAGGATGACGAACTCAATGCGGTCTTTGAGCGCTTCAAGAAGCTTGCCGACCAGAAGAAGGACATTTTTGACGAGGATATTGAGGCGTTGATGGCAGTCGATGTCATGAAGGTGCCGGAGGTCTACAGCCTTGTGGACCTTCATATCTTGTGCGGCATTCACCAGAAGCCGACCGCAGCGGTTAAGATCAAGATCGGTGATGAGATCGTCGACCGCATGGAGCATGGCGACGGTCCTGTTGATGCGACCTACAAGGCGATAGCGGCCATAACCGATACGAAGAGCAGGCTCCTGAAATTCGAGGTCAAAAGCATTACCGGAGGAACGGACGCCCTCGGGGAAGTGGTTGTATCACTGGAAGAAGGTGACAGGAATGTCAGGGGGCACGGTGCTGATACCGACATCATCGTCGCCGCGGCAAAGGCGTATATCAATGCGCTGAATAAGCTCGCTGCAAAAAAGCATCATTAGCCTTATTCATAAAAATCTTCCACAATACAGATGAGATGCAGTATCATCTGCTATCCCACGCTTCATGAATAATCCGGGTTAGCCATACCGGGAATCACTTCAAATCCTTTTTTGTTATAATTTGTGCATGGAACTCTCTGAAAATGCTCTGAGGGTTCTCAGAGCACGGTATCTCCTCAGAAATGAAAAGGGAGATATCGTTGAAACTCCTGAAGGGATGTTCATGAGGGTTGCATCGGCCGTTGCTTCCGCTGAGAGCCAGTTCGACGAAATCAGGGAAGAATGGCAGGAGAAGTTTTATTCCCTCATGGCAGAGCTCAGGTTCCTTCCCAATTCCCCTGCACTCATGAATGCAGGGAAAGATATAGGACAGCTGGCTGCATGTTTTGTGCTGCCGGTTGACGACTCGATGAAGGGGATTTTCGATTCACTCAAGGATGCCGCGTTGATACTTCAGAGCGGCGGTGGCACCGGATTCTCGTTTTCAAGGCTCAGACCAAAGGATGATGTTGTCCGTTCAACAGGTGGGTTCGCGAGCGGACCGGTATCCTTCATGAAGATTTACAACATGGCAACTGATGTGATAAAGCAGGGCGGGGCGAGAAGAGGGGCGAATATGGGCATTCTCCGCGTTGACCATCCTGATATCATTGAATTTATCAGAATCAAGAGAACTGAACGGGAAATGACGAATTTCAACATATCCGTTGCGGTGACTGATTCGTTCATGAAAGCCCTCAGAAATAATGTTGAATATGCGCTCGTCAATCCGAGAAGCAGGAATCAGGCGGGCAGGATGAGGGCGCGAACCGTGTTTAAGGAAATAGTCCAAAGCGCATGGGAAACCGGCGATCCCGGGATTGTGTTCATTGACAGAATAAACAGGGCCAATCCGACTCCCCATATCGGTGAGATGGAGACGACAAACCCCTGCGGCGAACAGCCCCTTCTGCCCTATGAAGCATGTGTACTCGGGTCTCTTGACCTCGTGAAATATGTCAGCATGACGATATTCGATTCTCCACGGTCCCAAATGCAACCGGTCAACAGACGGATCGACTTCGGGATGCTCGCTGAAGACATCACGACCGCTGTAAGGTTTCTTGATGATGCAATAGAGGTAAACCGGTATCCGGTTCCTGAGATCGAGAGGATGCATAAAGGCAACCGGAAGATCGGTCTCGGTGTCATGGGCTGGGCTGATATGCTGATACTCCTCGGAATACCCTATAACCACAAAAGCGCGTTCGCCCTTGCGAAAAATCTGATGAGATTCATCAGAGACACATCGAGAAAGGCGTCAGTAATGCTTGCGGAACAACGGGGGGTATTTCCCAACTTCAGCGGGTCGGTCTATGACGCCCCATCAATGCCCCGTGTGAGAAATGCGACGTTGACAACTATCGCGCCGACAGGAACGCTCTCTCTCATTGCCGACTGCTCGAGCGGCATAGAGCCGCTTTTTGCCCTTGCATTCAGGAGGCGCATCCTGGACACGGAACTCAGTGAAGTGAACAGGCATTTCTTTGCGGTTGCGCGGAAACGCAAATTCTTCAGTGAAGCCCTGAGGAAAAAGGTCATGCGCAGGGGAGACCTGCGTGGTGTGAGGGCTGTGCCGGAAGATATCAGGAGGTTGTTCATGACGGCACATGAAATACCTCCGGAGGACCACATCAGGATGCAGGCCTGTTTCCAGAAATATACCGACAATGCGGTATCGAAGACGATCAATATGCCGTACCGGTCAAAAAAAGAGGATGTTGCGAAGGCGTTTCTGCTGGCTTACGAAATCGGGTGCAAGGGGATTACGGTCTTTCGGTACGGAACTGCAAGAAAAGGAACGATGGTAAGGTGGGAAGATGCTGATTGACCGTTTTGCATGTTATACAGCGGAATCCGAAGATTGCGTTTCTGACCCGGCGATTTCCCGGATCAGCCACGCTACCTGAGCCTTGATCTCATCCCTAGCGCGCCTGAAGTCCTTCATTATCTGTTTTTCAGTTCCTATTGTTCCGACAGGGTCTCTGATAGGCCAGAAAAGACGTTTCACTCCCAACGGTGCCCGGGGACAGAATTTTTCCACGTTGCTGCAGAGGATGATCACGAGGTCCATGGGGACAAAAAGGTCTGCATCTATTGTTTTTGATTTCTGTCCCGAAATATCAATGCCGAGTTCCTTCATAACCGTGATTGCCCTTGGGTGAACCCCTGCGGCCATGAGACCGGCGCTGTGGACTTCGACGATACCCTTGCCGAATTCCCTGGCAAATCCTTCGGCCATCTGGCTTCTGCAGGAATTTGCAGTGCACAGAAAAAGAATTTTTTTCATCAGTTGCATTCCTCTACAATTATCCGTAAGGTTTGGTCATTGAGCAAGGCTGTTCCGTACGTATTCATTTCATGCTCATGAGTAACGCAGTTTCTTTGTCACAAACGCTATTATGAAAGAGACCACAAGCGCTCCGGACAGTATCAGAAAAGAAATGAACGCGTTGCTCAGTACCGCAGGATTGAACAGGAGAACCCCGCCAAGCCCTATCATCATCGTCCCGGATATGAGTTTCATGAGTCTCCCCTGCCATTCGGTAAGCTGTTTTTTCCCGAGGGTGATGGTGAAAATAATGACAATTACCGATAAAGGAATGACATATATAAGGTTGTAGAGTATAAGATATCCGTAATACGAAAAAGTATCAAGATTGTTCAGTGTCAGAATTCGCGTAAACACCATGGGAAATCCGGCAGTGCACAGGAGTTCGTATGAATTTGCGGCGATTGCAAGGACGACCGTTCCGATAAACATCGAAATGAATGAAGTTGATTTCATAAGCCTGCGCATGCGGTCGAAGAGTTTGGGTTTTGCGCTGTCAGGGATGTTGAGTGATACCCCCTTCCTGAAAAAGAAAAAGTCCTTAATGTTGATGACGGCAATCACCACAGCAATCGAACCGGCAATCCTGGTGATGATCTCGACCTGTCCCATAAACAGGAAGAGGTTGAGCCAGGCTGCCATGAAAACAAAGTATACGAACCCGGAAAAAAAGACGAAGATGCTCCCGATGAAAAACATTTTTTTCCGTGACTGCGCGTGGATGAGCAGACCGAGAAGGGAGAGCAGGACGAAGAATGCGCACGGATTGAAGCTGTCAAGTCCTGCTATCACGAGTGTGATTGCCGGAAGAGACATCCTCGATGCATCAAGATTTCCTATCCATGGGACATGGACTGTCCTGTTCTTTTCCGTGCATTCGAGATGTTCGGCGCCTTCAGATGGCTCTTTCGGCTTATGCATGTTTCTGGCTGCCTCAATCGAGAGTTTGCCGGAGAGAATTTGTCCGGGATCCGCACATTCATGGGAAATGCACGTCTGAAAAGCCTCGGTCATTTTTACCCTTAAGTCTGACGAAAAGCCGATAAACGCATTTTCACTGATAAACGTGACAGGGACACCGGAGGCCTTCATTTTGTAAGCCGCCGCCATAGCGCGCAGGAGTTCGGCGTTATGCTCATCATACCAGACTTCATAGTCCATGACTTTCATGCCGGGGTACTGCTTTTTCATCTCGCTGAGGAAAACCTTTTCTTCTTCACAATGGGGGCATCCTCTTCCCCAGAAGAAATATACGGTGAACTGATGGGGGTGGTTTCCGGCTGCAGGGCTTTCTGCAGCCGGTGCCCCGGCTTTTTGACGCGTTTCCGGGGGCTGAGAGCGTTCCGGGCTTTTCTCTTCAGTGGGAGTCAGGAGCTCCGCACATGCATTTGTCTGTTCCGCCTCCTGTTCACAGACGCCGTTCTGCGGAATAAGATCGATTGCATGCGAGGATCCTGCTATGCAGAGAAACGCAAGGAATATGGCGAAAAAAAGCACAGAACGCAGGAGCGTCATCAGGGCAGCATCTCGATGCAATGATATTGGTACGTCAAGTTAATGTTTTTCATGGATAATTTATTACTATATCCTAAAAGCACATCGTGATTAAATATATTTTTGCCGGAGTGGCTTCATGCAAAAAAAGACGTATCGGAAAATAGGGAAAAGGAGTTGTTTTCCGGATGTGAAGAAATATTGATAAAAAGCTTGAATAAAACATTGTATTGTTCTATTATTAAAGAAAATTATTGGGGGATATATGCTAAAGGAAAAGGTGGAAAATGTTCTTGAAAAGGTAAGAATGGGGCTCAAGAGAGATGGTGGCGACATCGAGCTCGTTGAAATAAAGGACTCTGTCGTGTATGTAAGGCTGAAGGGCGCATGCGGTTCATGTCCGATGTCGACCCTTACTCTGAAGAATTGGGTAGAGGCAAACCTGAAAAAAGAGATACCAGAGATAAGCGCGGTACGGGCGGTATAATTTCAGGAAGAAGGGGTTTGGAGAACAGGGATTGTTTTTAAACCTCGGATCGGTCAGCCAAAAGATGTCCCGGTATGCAGTTATGCTGCTGCTGATGCTGATTCTCGTCCCTCCTTTTGCGGCTGCTTCAGATATCGTACACGTAAAAGACATCCGTTACTGGTCATCACCTGATTACACGCGGGTGGTGATTGACCTCTCAGGTCCTGTTGATTTTTCACAGAACAGTCTTTCAAATCCTGACAGGATATATTTTGACCTCACACATGCGTCAATCCCAAGGGATATCAAAACTACCTTTCCGGTGGGAGACGGCATACTGAAGTCAATCAGGGCAAGCCAGTACAATGAAAAAACGGTCAGGGTTGTACTCGACATTGAAACGCTGTCCGATTCCAGGTCATTCGTTATTGAGAATCCTGCGCGGCTTGTTGTCGATCTGTATGGAAAACAAAAACCTGTTGAAAAACAGGACATACGTTCTGCCAGAAGGCGAATCGTTATCGATCCGGGTCACGGAGGCCATGACCCCGGAGCCGTAGGCCCCAAAAAACTCTATGAAAAAGATGTCGTGCTCGATATAGCCCTGAAACTGAAGGAAATACTCATGAAAGATCCCCTGAATGAGGTGTTTCTTACGAGGGAAAAAGACATTTACATCCCTCTTGAAGAGAGGACAGTCATTGCGAACAGGAAGAATGCGGACTTGTTTGTTTCCATCCATGCCAATGCAAGTCCGAAAAGCACCGCAAAAGGGATCGAAACATATCTGCTCAACTGGACTGATGATGAGGAGGCAATGCGGGTTGCAGCGCGGGAGAATGCGATATCCCTGAAAAGAATGAAAGCGATGCAGCGGCAGATGGACGTCGTCGAGATCATCAAGAGCGACCTTATGAGGGAGAACAAAAGGGATGAATCCATTAGGCTGGCAAATTACATTCAGAAGTCTCTGGTGACAAACCTTGGTACCCGTTATCAGCATGTCGTGGACCTTGGCGTCAAGCAGGCGCTTTTTTATGTCCTTTTCGGTGCAAAAATGCCCTCGGTTCTTGTGGAGGTTTCCTTTATCAGCAACCCGCAGGAGGAATTTCTCCTCTCGAAGGATTCTTACCGTTCCGATATCGCGCGGGCAATAGCGGATGGTCTCGGCACATATGTCACCTCTGCTCCGGTTATTCAGAAGATGGCAGACACGAGAGAGAACAGACGGTTTTACAGGTAGATTTTGCTCCCTGAAATCAAGATCCTTGCGTATATCACGTTCAGCATTTCCCTTTTTTTTATCCACAGCCTCGCCCTGTTTGCGGGCATTGCGTTCGGAATACTGGTACTGTTCATGAGAATACCGTTCAGGCGCCTCACACAGGGGTGGGTACCGATTCTGTTGTTCCTGTCATTCACATTCATCGGAAATATGCTGTTTCAGCAGGGAAAAATCGTGGCGCTTGCGGGCCCTTTTGTAATCACAGAAGAAGGCCTAAGGGTTGCTGCAGAAAGGACAATGAGGGTTTTTTTGCTGATTGCAGGCGCGAAACTCCTGACAGCGTCGACAGATACGGAGACGCTTCTGAATGCAATGGCGCGGCTGTTGCGCCCTCTTGAACGTTTCAGGATACCTGTAAGCGAATTTTTTTCCACAATGGGGATGACGATGAGATTTCTTCCGGAGCTGAAAGAGCAGATCGTCTCCGGTTACAGGCAAGAAATGCAGGGCAGGAAGGTTAAGGGGTTCCGTGAACGTGTGAGACTTCTCTCATCGTTTCTGGTTCCGCTTTTCGTGAAGAACATGCAGGCTCCTGAAAGATTTCCCGAAAAAAAGGAAAAGAATGAAAAAATCTCCTGAAATTCTCATACAGGGAGGAATGGTATGTGATGGGACCGGCTCGGAGCCTTTTGAGGCAGATATCGGGATATCAGGAGAAAGGATCATTCTTATTGATAGATCCGGCCGCAGGAAAAAGAAAGCGTCAGGTGCTTCCGTTCGTGTGGTAGAAGCACGGGATATGACGGTTACGCCGGGTTTCATCGATACCCATGCACACTCGGAATTTACCCTGCTGGCGGACCCCCGCGCCGAGGGAAAAATATGCCAGGGCATTACCACCGAAATAAACGGGAATTGCGGACTTTCCGCTGCCCCGATGTCAGGCGAAGCCCTGAAGCAGAGGGAAGAAGATCTCAGGGGGTATGATATCAGGGAGCGATGGGGGACATTCGGGGAATATTTCGGCCTGCTCGAGAAGAGAAACATCTCAATGAAC from the Nitrospirota bacterium genome contains:
- a CDS encoding NifU family protein; amino-acid sequence: MLKEKVENVLEKVRMGLKRDGGDIELVEIKDSVVYVRLKGACGSCPMSTLTLKNWVEANLKKEIPEISAVRAV
- a CDS encoding N-acetylmuramoyl-L-alanine amidase, giving the protein MFLNLGSVSQKMSRYAVMLLLMLILVPPFAAASDIVHVKDIRYWSSPDYTRVVIDLSGPVDFSQNSLSNPDRIYFDLTHASIPRDIKTTFPVGDGILKSIRASQYNEKTVRVVLDIETLSDSRSFVIENPARLVVDLYGKQKPVEKQDIRSARRRIVIDPGHGGHDPGAVGPKKLYEKDVVLDIALKLKEILMKDPLNEVFLTREKDIYIPLEERTVIANRKNADLFVSIHANASPKSTAKGIETYLLNWTDDEEAMRVAARENAISLKRMKAMQRQMDVVEIIKSDLMRENKRDESIRLANYIQKSLVTNLGTRYQHVVDLGVKQALFYVLFGAKMPSVLVEVSFISNPQEEFLLSKDSYRSDIARAIADGLGTYVTSAPVIQKMADTRENRRFYR
- a CDS encoding energy-coupling factor transporter transmembrane component T, with product MLPEIKILAYITFSISLFFIHSLALFAGIAFGILVLFMRIPFRRLTQGWVPILLFLSFTFIGNMLFQQGKIVALAGPFVITEEGLRVAAERTMRVFLLIAGAKLLTASTDTETLLNAMARLLRPLERFRIPVSEFFSTMGMTMRFLPELKEQIVSGYRQEMQGRKVKGFRERVRLLSSFLVPLFVKNMQAPERFPEKKEKNEKIS